The Streptomyces sp. RKND-216 genomic sequence CCCAGCTCGGAGCCGTCGCCGAGAAGGCGCTGGAACAGCGGCTGGTCCTCGGCGGTGGAGATGATGAGGACGTCCCGGATGTCGGCGAGCATCAGCACGGACAGCGGGTAGTAGATCATCGGCTTGTCGTAGACGGGGAGCAGCTGTTTGGACACAGCCAACGTCACGGGGTGCAGACGCGTTCCGGCGCCTCCCGCGAGGATGATGCCCTTCATCGTTGCGTCACTTCCGTAGGTTGCGGGTGATCGGGCCGGGGTTGCGGCGCAGAGGCGGCCGGCCTGCGGCGGGCAGGCGTGATTCGAGGAAGTCCGCCCCCCGCACGGCGCCGCCGGCCTCCTCGATGTGGCGGCGCATGCCGGTCACCGCGGCGCGCACGCTGCCGCTGCCGACGACCTCGTCGACCGCGTCGCGCAGGTCCCCGGGGCTGCTGCTTTCCCGGAACAACGCCCGGCCGAGTCCCAGTTCGGCGGCCCGGCGAGCCGCGACCCGCTGGTCCCAGTGGTAGGGAACCAGCACTGTCGGCACGCCCCAGGCCATGGACGTCAGAAGGCTGCCCATCCCGCCGTGCGTGACGAACGCGGAGGCGTGCCGCAGCACGTCCGGGTAGTGCAGCCACTGGTGGATCTCGACGTGGTCGGGCTGCGGGCCCAGCTCGTCGGGGGAGACGCGGTGGCCGAGCGTCACCACCAGGTGCCACGAGGAGTCGGCGAGTTCCTGGACGCAGGAGCGCAGGAATTCCGTCTGGCCGGGGGTGTGCGAGCTGCCCAGGGACAGCAGAACGACCTCGCGGCCGTTGCCGGGAGGCGTCCAGGACGGCTCGTCGTCCGGGTCGCTCGTGCCGTCCTCGGCAGGCCCGGTGCACGGCCCGACGAACGCGCAGCGTGCCGGGTCGAAGGTTTCGGAGGCGATCTGGAAAACCTCGGGGAGGAACACGAGGTTGTCGCCGTGCTCCGCTCCGGGCACGTCGTGACAGGACAGGACCTCCAGACCCGTCTCCGCCAGGCGCCGCTGCTGCCGGGCGACGAACGCGGTGATCGCCGGGTCCTGCGGGTCGATCGGCTCGACGGGGTTCTCGTCCGTGGCCTCCTGCGCCTGCCGGTCGGTCATGGAGAAGTCCGGGCTGTCGGCGAAGGTGGGGCACAGCTGCACCGTCGGCACGTTCCAGTTGCGGCCCAGCAGCCGGGCAGACTCGGACGCCGCGAGGTCGTGCGCGATGAGGTCCGGCCGGTCGTCGTCCAGATACGCGACCGCCGTCGGCAGCGGCGCCAGGCCCTCCTCGAAGAAGGCCAGCAGGTTCTCCGCCCCGAATCCGGGTGGACCGTCCTGCCAGGGGAAGGACGACGCGTACTCCACCGGCTCCGCACCCGCGGCACGCACCTTGTCCGCGAACCGCTTCGCGACGAAGCACGTCACCCGGTGCCCGCGCCGGACCAGTTCGGTCAGCGTGGGCAGCGCCGGGGCGATGTGGGCGTAGGCCGGGAACGTGAACACGGCCACGTGGCTGCGGCGTGCCCGCTCGGTGCGGGCTGCGGGGATTCCGTGCACGCGGCGAGTATGGGACGGAGGAGAGGCACGTTTCGGACAGCACGGTCAACACTAGGGCTCTCGCTAGAGAGCACCGACGAAGCTGATCGCACGGCCACGGCCGGTGAGTTTTCGACAGCCCCCAGACGCCTTCGCAAAGGAGAGCCGGTCCCAGATGAGTGTGACGACGCAGGGTGCGGGCGGTCCTTCGGACGGTGGAGCCGCGTCCCGGATCGCGGTGGTGCCGCAGCCCGTGAGCGTACAGCCCGACGCCGGGGCCGCGTACGAACTCACCGCCGGCGACGCCGTGCACGCGAGTGCCGGCTCCCGGGCCGCGCAGGACGCCGCCGGCTTCCTGGCGGAGCTGCTCCGCACCCCGACCGGATTCCCGCTGCCGGTGCGAGAGGTGCCCGCCGGCGAGGAGTCGCCGGGCGGCGTCGCGCTGCTGCTCGACGAGGCGGACACCGCGACCGATCCGGGCAGCTACACGGTGGACGTCACCCCGCGCGGGGTGACGATCCGCGCCGGGGAACGCGAGGGCCTCTTCAACGGCGTCGCCACGCTGCGGCAGCTGCTGCCCGTGCGGATCGACAGCCCCGAGCGGGTCGAGGGGTGCCCGTGGCGGATACCCGGCGGACGCGTCATCGACCGGCCCCGGTACGTGTACCGCGGCGCGATGCTCGACGTGGCGCGCAACTTCATGCCCCCGGTCGACGTCAAGCGGTACATCGACTCGCTCGCCCGCTACAAGATCAACCACCTGCACCTGCACCTCACCGACGATCAGGGCTGGCGCATCGAGATCACCTCGCGGCCGGAGCTGACGGCGACCGGCGGCGGCAGCGGCGCGGGCGGCATCAGCAAGGGTCACTACACCCAGGACGAGTACCGGGACCTGGTTGCCCATGCCTGGTCGCGCGGCATCACGGTCGTCCCGGAGATCGAGGGCCCCAACCACGCCCACGCGGCGCTGGCCTCCTACGGCGAGCTGAGCGAGGACGGCACGGCGCCGCCGCTGCACGTGGGCTACGGCCCGAGCCAGCAGGGCCTCGCGATCCAGGGGGAGGAGACCTACGCGCTCCTCGACGACGTGATCCGCGAGGTCGCGGCGATGACGCCGGGCCCCTACCTGCACGTCGGCGGCGACGAGACCGACAACCGCACGCCCGAGGACCTGGCCCACTACTTCGGGCGCATCGCTCAGCTCGTCCGCAAGTACGGCAAGCAGCTGATCGGCTGGCAGGAGTCCGCAGCCCACCTGGAGCCCGCGGACACCGTCACCGAGTTCTGGGTGCAGGGCCGCAACGACGAGCAGGTGATCGCCGCGGCCGAAGGCGGGGCGAAGGTCATCGTCGCGCCCTGCGAGCACGCCTACCTCGACATGCGCTACGCGCCCGGCAAGCCCGAGTACCCCGTCGGCACCGACTGGGCGGGCACCGTGGACCTGCGCAAATCCTACGCGTGGCAGCCGGAGGACCTGCTCGACGGGCTCCCCGCCAAGGCCGTGATGGGCGTGGAGGCGGCGCTGTGGACGGAGGTCGTCTTCGGTATCAACCAGGCCGAACTGCTGGCCTTCCCGCGGCTGCTGGCCGTGGCCGAGACCGGCTGGTCGCCCGCCGCCGCCAAGGACTGGGACGGCTTCGCCGAGCGGGTCGCCGCGCAGGGCCCCCGGTTGCGGCAGGCCGGCGTCAACTACTACCGGACCCCCGAGGTCCGCTGGCCCTTCGGCAGCTGACGGGCCCCTCGGCCGCCCGCCGTCCGCCCGCTTCCGGTCGCGTGTCCCCATGCCATCGGAAGCGGGGCGGACGGCGGCCCTGCGGGGCGGACGGCCGGCCTGCCGACCAGGGGCTCCGGACCGGCTCAAAGACGTGAGCCGGATGAAGTCTTAGGGACCTCCCCACTCCGTTCGCTCCGATACTCGGCGCATGTCGGTAAGGGTGAGTACGGAAACGCTGCAGGGGCTGACCGACGGTTGGCTCGCCGAGGACCTCGACGCGTGGACGCGCCACGTTCTGAGGCGCCACTTCGATCCCGAGGGCGGTTCCGCCTACTGGCTCAAGAAGCGGGCCGAACTCGACTTCGACCCGCTGGAGATCGAGCGGTACGACGAGCTGTCCGCCTTCGACCACTTCGACCTGGCGATCCTCCGCGACTCCGACCCCGCCGACTTCGTGCCGCAGAGCGTGCCGCGTCCGCTGGCCGGACGGGTCTGGGAGTCGGGCGGCACCACGGGCAAGCCGTGCCGCGCCTTCTACACCGAGGCGATGGCGCAGCACTGGGCCGCGTGGCGGCACAAGGGCCGTCTGATGGCCGGGTTCCGGCCGGGCGGCGTGTGGATCGACGCCTGCCCCAGCGGCCCGCACCTGGTCGGTGAGGAGGCCGACCACCTGGCCGACATGTACGGCTCGATGGTCTACTCCATCGACCTCGACCCGCGCTGGATCAAGACGCTCATCCGCGGTGGCCGTCTCGCGGAGATGCAGGAGTACGTCGACCACGTCGTCGAGCAGATCGTCGACATCCTGGACACCCGCCCGGTCGACTACCTGCGCACCACGCCGGCGACCGTGCAGGCACTGATCAACCAGCGCCCGGAGTTGATGGCGAAGCTGTCCGGCGTCTACCTCGGCGGCACCCAGTTCACCCCCGACGCGTACCGGAAGTTCGCCGAGGCCATGCCGCACGGCGTCATCGGCATGACCTATGGCAACACCTTCGGCAACGCCAACGGCATGCCCTCGCCCGACGGCGGGGCCACGCTGCCGTACGTGCCGAACTTCCCGCACACCACCATGACGATCGTCGACCGCACGGACGAGTCCCGCGTCGTCGAATACGGCGAGATCGGCCGGGTGCGGCTGATGGTCCTGCACGAGGACCTGTTCATGCCCAACGTCCTGGAGCGGGACCAGGCGATCCGCTTCGACACCGGGGACGACTGGCCGTGCGACGGCGTGGCCAACGTGCAGCCGCTCGTGGTGTCCGCCGACAAGCCCGAGGGCCTGTACTGACGGCGGCCCGCCGCGCGTCCGCCCCCCGGGCTCGCGCCCGGGGACGGCTCCGCGTCGCGGGCCCCGCACGTTCCGGCCGCCGGTGCCGCCCGGCGGCCGTTCCCGTATCACCTCGACACTCCTTCGAGAGGCATGGCGGAATGTTGCGCACCGAGTTGATCAGGCCGCTGCACGAGTTGCTCCGCGAACACGCCGACCGCCTCGGGACGAAGACCGCCTTCCGGGACGAGCACCGGGCGGTCGACTACGCCGCACTCGAAGAACGCACCCGTCGGCTCGCCGGGCACCTCGCCGCGCTCGGCCTGGTCCGCGGCGCACGGGCCGGCGTCTGCCTCGGCAACCGCGTCGAGACCGTGGAGAGCTACCTGGCCGTCGCACGGGCGAGCGCCGTCGGCGTGCCCCTCAACCCGCACGCCACCGACGAGGAACTCACCCACCTGCTCACCGACAGCGGCGCCGCCCTGCTCGTCACCGACCGGCCGCATCTGGAGCAGGTGATGCGGCTGCTGCCCGACCACCCCGGACTGCGGGTCCTGGTCACCGGCGACGGCCCGCTGCCCGACGGACTCGTGGGCTTCGACGCGCTGGCCGCCTCCGAGCCCCCGCAGCCCGCCCGCGACGACGCCGGCCTGGACGACCCGGCGTGGATGCTCTACACCTCCGGCACCACCGGCAGACCCAAGGGCGTGCTCTCCACCCACCGCAAGTCGCTGTGGGGTACGGCCGCCTGCTACGCCCCCGTCCTCGGGCTGAGCGAGGACGACCGGGTGCTGTGGCCGCTGCCGCTGACCCACATGGTCGCCCACAACCTGGGCGTGCTCGGCGTCGTCGCCGTCGGTGCCACCGCGCGCATCATGGAGGGCCTGGCCGTCGACGACGTCGTCACCGCGCTGCGCGAGGAACGCCTCACCTTCCTCTGCGGCGTGCCGACGCTGTACCAGCAGATGCTGGACGTCGCCCGCGACGGCGCCCTGGACGCCCCGGACCTGCGGCTGTGCATGGTGGCCGGCTCCGCCTGCCCCACCGTGCTGCACCAGGAATTCGAGGCCGCCACCGGCATGCGGCTGCTGGACAGCTACGGCAGTACCGAGACCGGCGGGCCCATCACCACCAACCTCCCTGGCGGCCCCTGGACGCCCGGCTCCTGCGGCCTGCCGGTCCCCGGCCTGACCGTGCGCCTGACCGACCCGCGCACCGGCACCGGAGTGCCGGACGGCGAGGAGGGCGAGATCTGGGTGGACAGCCCCGCCACCATGCTGGGCTACCACGGAAGACCCGAGGCCACCGCCGAGGTGCTGACCGACGGCTGGTACCGCACCGGCGACCTGGCGCGCGCAGACGAGAACGGCTACCTCTCCATCACCGGCCGCATCAAGGAACTCATCATCCGCGGCGGCGAGAACATCCACCCCCGCGAGGTCGAGGACGTCGTCGCCCAGGTGCCCGGGGTTGCCGAGGCCGCCGTCGTCGGCGCGCCCGACGAACTCCTCGGGGAGGTGCCGGTCGCCTTCGTGGTGACCGGGCCCGGAGGCGTCGACCCCGAGGCGCTGGTCGCCCACTGCCGCGACCGGCTGTCGTACTTCAAGGTCCCGGCCGAGGTGTACGAGGTCGACGCGATCCCGCGCACCGCCATCGGCAAGATCCAGCGGCAGGCCCTGCTCGGCCTGCCCGCCCGGAAGGTGCACGGCAGGCCCGAGGGCGGTGCCGTGAGCAGCGAGGCGGCCGACGCGCACGCCCGCCGCCTCGCCGACGCGGCCCCCGAAGAACGCGGGCGTGTCCTGCTCGACCTGGTGCGGGCGGTGGCGTCCGAGGTGCTGGGCGTGGACGACGTCCGCACCGGCAGCGCCTTCAAGGACCTCGGCTTCGACTCGCTGACCGCCGTACGGCTGCGCGACCGGCTCTCCGGGGCGGTCGG encodes the following:
- a CDS encoding macrolide family glycosyltransferase, producing MHGIPAARTERARRSHVAVFTFPAYAHIAPALPTLTELVRRGHRVTCFVAKRFADKVRAAGAEPVEYASSFPWQDGPPGFGAENLLAFFEEGLAPLPTAVAYLDDDRPDLIAHDLAASESARLLGRNWNVPTVQLCPTFADSPDFSMTDRQAQEATDENPVEPIDPQDPAITAFVARQQRRLAETGLEVLSCHDVPGAEHGDNLVFLPEVFQIASETFDPARCAFVGPCTGPAEDGTSDPDDEPSWTPPGNGREVVLLSLGSSHTPGQTEFLRSCVQELADSSWHLVVTLGHRVSPDELGPQPDHVEIHQWLHYPDVLRHASAFVTHGGMGSLLTSMAWGVPTVLVPYHWDQRVAARRAAELGLGRALFRESSSPGDLRDAVDEVVGSGSVRAAVTGMRRHIEEAGGAVRGADFLESRLPAAGRPPLRRNPGPITRNLRK
- a CDS encoding beta-N-acetylhexosaminidase, which produces MSVTTQGAGGPSDGGAASRIAVVPQPVSVQPDAGAAYELTAGDAVHASAGSRAAQDAAGFLAELLRTPTGFPLPVREVPAGEESPGGVALLLDEADTATDPGSYTVDVTPRGVTIRAGEREGLFNGVATLRQLLPVRIDSPERVEGCPWRIPGGRVIDRPRYVYRGAMLDVARNFMPPVDVKRYIDSLARYKINHLHLHLTDDQGWRIEITSRPELTATGGGSGAGGISKGHYTQDEYRDLVAHAWSRGITVVPEIEGPNHAHAALASYGELSEDGTAPPLHVGYGPSQQGLAIQGEETYALLDDVIREVAAMTPGPYLHVGGDETDNRTPEDLAHYFGRIAQLVRKYGKQLIGWQESAAHLEPADTVTEFWVQGRNDEQVIAAAEGGAKVIVAPCEHAYLDMRYAPGKPEYPVGTDWAGTVDLRKSYAWQPEDLLDGLPAKAVMGVEAALWTEVVFGINQAELLAFPRLLAVAETGWSPAAAKDWDGFAERVAAQGPRLRQAGVNYYRTPEVRWPFGS
- a CDS encoding arylcarboxylate reductase, producing the protein MSVRVSTETLQGLTDGWLAEDLDAWTRHVLRRHFDPEGGSAYWLKKRAELDFDPLEIERYDELSAFDHFDLAILRDSDPADFVPQSVPRPLAGRVWESGGTTGKPCRAFYTEAMAQHWAAWRHKGRLMAGFRPGGVWIDACPSGPHLVGEEADHLADMYGSMVYSIDLDPRWIKTLIRGGRLAEMQEYVDHVVEQIVDILDTRPVDYLRTTPATVQALINQRPELMAKLSGVYLGGTQFTPDAYRKFAEAMPHGVIGMTYGNTFGNANGMPSPDGGATLPYVPNFPHTTMTIVDRTDESRVVEYGEIGRVRLMVLHEDLFMPNVLERDQAIRFDTGDDWPCDGVANVQPLVVSADKPEGLY